A genomic stretch from Halorhodospira halophila SL1 includes:
- the phaC gene encoding class I poly(R)-hydroxyalkanoic acid synthase, producing the protein MAQENGTRNQDIDYEALARSLTEITAKSQELVQDFLQQEQSAHHLAMEDAAQMAQLFQQLAARVMADPARLMQMQMAFWQNYMGLMQNVALRFWGLESEPVAQPAKGDRRFQHQGWEDHPFFDFVKQSYLLAADHTHAVVRDVEGLDDQTKKKVDFYTRAFIDAMAPSNFVATNPEVLQKTVDTGGQNLLQGLNNLLDDLKRGRGRLDIRMTDYDAFEVGTNLATTPGQVVYQNELMQLIQYEPTTTEVHKRPLLLVPAWINKYYIMDLNDEKSMVKWLVDQGHTVFIISWRNPDESLAEKQFEDYMLEGPVTAMDVVQEITGSEEMNLVGYCLGGTLSACTLAWLAARGDRRIQAATFLTCMLDFEYPGELEVFLDEEQISTLERRMGQKGYLEGRYMSTTFNMLRANDLIWSFFVNNYLKGDEPFPFDLLYWNSDSTNMPAKMHSFYLRNMYQRNLLKEPGGLELAGEAIDLGKIDIPAYFMSAKEDHIAPWKSTIRGPRLLSGPTRYVLGGSGHIAGVINPPHKNKYGYWTNTAKTVDQDEWLEGAEPHEGSWWNDWGQWLAGYGGDKVKARKVGSKKHAPIEPAPGSYVRHGVLYDD; encoded by the coding sequence ATGGCACAAGAGAATGGCACCCGGAACCAGGATATCGACTACGAGGCGCTCGCCCGGTCGCTGACGGAGATCACCGCCAAGAGCCAGGAGCTGGTGCAGGACTTCCTGCAGCAGGAACAGTCGGCGCACCACTTGGCCATGGAGGACGCGGCGCAGATGGCGCAGCTGTTCCAACAGCTGGCGGCGCGCGTGATGGCCGACCCGGCGCGGCTGATGCAGATGCAGATGGCCTTCTGGCAGAACTACATGGGGCTGATGCAGAACGTTGCCCTGCGCTTCTGGGGGCTGGAGTCCGAGCCGGTGGCGCAGCCGGCCAAGGGCGATCGCCGCTTCCAGCACCAGGGCTGGGAGGATCACCCGTTCTTCGATTTCGTCAAGCAGTCCTACCTCCTGGCGGCGGATCATACCCATGCGGTGGTCCGTGACGTGGAAGGGCTCGACGATCAGACCAAGAAGAAGGTGGATTTCTACACCCGGGCGTTCATCGACGCCATGGCCCCGTCGAACTTCGTCGCCACCAACCCCGAGGTGCTTCAGAAGACCGTCGACACCGGCGGCCAGAACCTGCTGCAGGGACTCAACAACCTGCTGGACGACCTCAAGCGCGGTCGCGGGCGGCTCGATATCCGCATGACAGACTACGACGCCTTCGAGGTCGGCACCAATCTCGCGACCACCCCGGGCCAGGTCGTCTACCAGAACGAGTTGATGCAGCTCATCCAGTATGAGCCCACCACCACCGAGGTGCACAAGCGCCCGCTGCTGCTGGTGCCGGCGTGGATCAACAAGTACTACATCATGGACCTGAACGACGAGAAGTCCATGGTGAAGTGGCTGGTGGACCAGGGCCACACGGTGTTCATCATCTCCTGGCGCAATCCCGACGAGAGCCTGGCCGAGAAGCAATTCGAGGACTACATGCTCGAGGGACCGGTGACGGCCATGGACGTGGTCCAGGAGATCACCGGCAGCGAGGAGATGAACCTGGTCGGCTACTGCCTGGGCGGGACCCTCTCGGCCTGCACCCTGGCCTGGCTGGCGGCCCGCGGCGATCGGCGCATCCAGGCGGCCACCTTCCTCACCTGCATGCTGGATTTCGAGTATCCGGGCGAACTCGAGGTCTTCCTCGACGAGGAGCAGATCTCCACGCTGGAGCGGCGCATGGGCCAGAAGGGCTACCTGGAAGGTCGCTACATGTCCACGACCTTCAACATGCTCCGCGCCAACGACCTGATCTGGTCGTTCTTCGTGAACAACTACCTTAAGGGCGATGAGCCGTTCCCCTTCGATCTGCTCTACTGGAACTCCGATTCCACCAACATGCCGGCCAAGATGCACAGCTTCTACCTTCGCAACATGTACCAGCGCAATCTGCTCAAGGAGCCGGGTGGGCTGGAGCTGGCCGGCGAGGCCATCGACCTGGGCAAAATCGACATTCCGGCCTACTTCATGTCGGCCAAGGAGGACCACATCGCCCCCTGGAAGAGCACCATCCGGGGCCCGCGGTTGCTCTCCGGTCCCACCCGCTACGTCCTGGGTGGCTCCGGCCATATCGCCGGGGTGATCAACCCGCCCCACAAGAACAAGTACGGCTACTGGACGAACACCGCCAAGACGGTGGACCAGGACGAGTGGCTGGAAGGGGCCGAGCCCCACGAGGGGTCATGGTGGAACGACTGGGGGCAGTGGCTCGCCGGGTACGGCGGTGACAAGGTGAAGGCGCGCAAGGTCGGCTCGAAGAAGCATGCGCCGATCGAGCCGGCACCCGGCTCCTATGTGCGACACGGCGTGCTCTACGACGACTGA
- the rpsI gene encoding 30S ribosomal protein S9 — MANQQYYGTGRRKTSAARVFMTPGNGNITVNGRPLDEYFGRETGRMIVRQALEQVDAGDKFDIKATVSGGGSSGQAGAVRHGIARALANYDAELKAPLRRAGFITRDARMVERKKIGLHKARRATQFSKR, encoded by the coding sequence ATGGCCAATCAGCAGTATTACGGAACCGGACGCCGCAAGACCTCCGCCGCGCGGGTCTTCATGACCCCGGGTAACGGAAACATCACTGTCAACGGGCGCCCGCTGGATGAGTACTTCGGGCGTGAGACGGGACGCATGATCGTGCGCCAGGCCCTGGAGCAAGTCGACGCCGGCGACAAGTTCGACATCAAGGCGACCGTCTCGGGCGGTGGCTCCAGCGGTCAGGCTGGTGCCGTGCGCCACGGCATTGCCCGCGCGCTGGCCAACTACGATGCCGAGCTCAAGGCGCCGCTGCGCCGTGCCGGCTTCATTACCCGCGACGCCCGCATGGTCGAGCGGAAGAAGATCGGCCTGCACAAGGCCCGTCGCGCGACGCAGTTCTCCAAGCGTTAA
- the rplM gene encoding 50S ribosomal protein L13, producing the protein MKTYSAKPAEVQRDWYLVDATDKTLGRLASEVAHRLRGKHKPVFTPHVDAGDYIVVINADKIRLTGRKERDKQYFWHTGFPGGIKSRSVAEVRERHPERLIESAVRGMMPKNRLGRAMLKKLKVYAGNEHRHHAQQPQPLEL; encoded by the coding sequence ATGAAGACGTATAGCGCCAAGCCCGCAGAGGTTCAACGCGACTGGTACCTGGTTGACGCCACCGACAAGACGCTCGGTCGGCTGGCCAGCGAGGTTGCGCATCGCCTGCGCGGCAAGCACAAGCCGGTCTTTACTCCGCACGTCGACGCGGGCGATTATATTGTCGTCATCAATGCCGACAAGATTCGCCTGACCGGGCGGAAGGAGCGAGACAAGCAGTATTTCTGGCACACCGGTTTTCCGGGCGGCATCAAGAGCCGTTCCGTGGCCGAGGTGCGTGAACGTCATCCGGAGCGCCTGATCGAGAGCGCGGTGCGCGGGATGATGCCGAAGAACCGGCTGGGCCGGGCCATGCTCAAGAAGCTCAAGGTCTACGCCGGCAACGAGCACCGTCATCACGCTCAGCAGCCGCAGCCGCTGGAGCTCTGA
- a CDS encoding class I SAM-dependent methyltransferase has product MHAGLRCDASTDPGLCGVVAVGDHPAAAAAWAEQLGVPVLEHRPQEGSGVILLADEPPALQLLGRRAPGPVAIDFTDHQLQRRVAGSTLRRDPLARAVGLHRRPQTAVVDATAGLGHDGWVLAALGARMTWIERSPVLAALLDAALERARANAQHADTATRVRLHPGDLCHLLPELDATSREVVYIDPMYPDGSTRGAVGRPAQVLRALHADARGPDEDQLLAAALGHATRRVVVKRPQRAAPVAGPPPSRSVAGRAVRFDVYEVNG; this is encoded by the coding sequence ATGCACGCAGGGTTGCGTTGCGATGCATCAACCGATCCGGGCCTGTGCGGGGTGGTCGCCGTCGGCGACCACCCCGCCGCAGCCGCCGCCTGGGCCGAGCAGCTCGGGGTACCGGTGCTCGAACACCGGCCCCAGGAAGGCTCTGGGGTGATCCTGCTCGCTGACGAGCCGCCGGCGCTGCAGTTGCTCGGCCGTCGGGCCCCCGGTCCGGTGGCCATCGACTTCACCGACCATCAGCTCCAGCGCCGGGTCGCCGGTTCCACCCTGCGCCGGGACCCGCTGGCCCGCGCCGTGGGCCTGCACCGGCGGCCGCAGACCGCGGTCGTCGACGCCACCGCCGGACTCGGCCACGACGGCTGGGTACTCGCCGCCCTGGGCGCCCGGATGACCTGGATCGAGCGTAGCCCGGTCCTCGCCGCCCTCCTGGATGCAGCCCTGGAGCGCGCCCGAGCGAATGCGCAACACGCCGACACCGCCACCCGGGTGCGCCTTCACCCGGGCGACCTGTGCCATCTGCTGCCGGAGCTCGACGCAACCAGCCGTGAGGTCGTGTATATCGACCCGATGTACCCCGACGGATCGACGCGGGGCGCCGTGGGCCGGCCGGCCCAGGTCCTGCGGGCACTGCACGCCGACGCTCGGGGCCCCGATGAGGATCAGTTGCTGGCTGCCGCACTGGGGCACGCCACCCGCCGGGTCGTGGTCAAGCGGCCACAGCGCGCGGCCCCGGTGGCCGGCCCGCCGCCGAGCCGGTCGGTCGCCGGTCGGGCCGTACGCTTCGACGTCTACGAGGTCAACGGCTAG